The proteins below are encoded in one region of Populus alba chromosome 2, ASM523922v2, whole genome shotgun sequence:
- the LOC118049882 gene encoding transcriptional corepressor LEUNIG_HOMOLOG isoform X3: MAQQSNWEADKMLDVYIHDYLLKRKLHNSAKAFMAEGKVATDPVAIDAPGGFLFEWWSVFWDIFIARTNEKHSDAAAAYIEAQQSKTREQQQMQMQQLQLMQHRNAQMQRRDPSHPALSSSLNAMNPEGMMGQPSASVLAMKMYEERMKHPHSMDSETSPALIDANRLSLLKSPTVQQGQLAQGNSGNMSALQQIQARTPLITDIKSEINLGPTQKSLPMDPSSIYGQAFLQSKSGLGGAGLNQGVTGLPPLKGWPLTGIEHLRPSLGGQMQKPNLQTQNQFLLASQQQQVLAQAQAQSNLGNSANYGDLDPRRLSQLPRSSLNAKDGQSTRNDGSICSPVQSSSPKIKMTQMQHPSSQQQEQLQQQTNRKRKQHSSSGPANSTCTGNTVGPSPNSPPSTHTPGDGMPTTSSFQHAKSVPKSLMMYGPEGTGSLASSSNILEDMDRFGEIAALDDSIEQFLAHDGDGRDLYGIAKQSLSENQKNSSKGFTFGEVGCIRTRNSKVTCCHFSSDGKLLASAGHDKKVVLWNMDNLQTENTTEEHKLVITDVRFRPNSSQLATSSFDKSVRLWDANNPSYCLHEYTGHSSPIMSLDFHPKKTDLFCFSDYDNEIHYWNINPFTSVRVSKGGNAQVRFQPRVGHLLAAASDKVVTIFDVEADRQIHSFQGHSEMVNYICWDSAGDILASVSQNLVKIWSMASGECIQELSSNGNQFHSCVFHPSYSTLLVIGGISSLELWNMADNKSMTIPAHENIIAALAQSPVTGMVASASHDSTVKLWK; the protein is encoded by the exons ATGGCGCAGCAGAGTAATTGGGAAGCAGATAAGAT GCTTGATGTATATATTCATGATTATTTGCTGAAGAGAAAATTGCATAATTCTGCGAAAGCTTTTATGGCGGAAGGGAAGGTTGCCACTGATCCAGTAG caatTGATGCACCTGGAGGATTTCTGTTTGAATGGTGGTCTGTCTTCTGGGATATTTTTATAGCAAGGACCAATGAAAAACATTCTGACGCTGCTGCGGCATATATAGAG GCACAACAAAGTAAGACAAGGGAGCAACAACAGATGCAAATGCAGCAATTGCAACTCATGCAGCATCGCAATGCTCAGATGCAGCGAAGGGATCCTAGTCATCCAGCTCTTTCTAGTTCTCTAAATGCTATGAACCCTGAAGGGATGATGGGGCAGCCATCAGCCAGTGTATTGGCTATGAAAATGTATGAAGAACGGATGAAACACCCTCACTCTATGGACTCTGAGACATCACCAGCTCTAATCGATGCCAATAGGCTGTCCCTGCTTAAATCACCAACTGTTCAACAAGG CCAGCTAGCACAGGGTAATTCTGGGAACATGTCGGCTTTGCAGCAAATCCAGGCTCGAACTCCACTGATAACT GACATCAAAAGTGAGATTAATTTGGGCCCAACTCAGAAAAGTTTGCCTATGGATCCCTCGTCAATCTATGGACAGGCATTTTTGCAATCAAAGTCTGGTCTAGGTGGAGCAG GACTAAATCAAGGTGTCACTGGTCTTCCTCCATTGAAGGGCTGGCCACTAACT GGAATCGAGCATTTACGGCCAAGTTTGGGTGGACAAATGCAGAAGCCTAATCTGCAGACTCAAAATCAGTTTCTTTTGGCTTCACAACAACAGCAGGTCTTGGCACAGGCTCAAGCACAAAGCAACCTTGGAAATTCAGCTAACTATGGAGACTTGGATCCACGAAGGCTAAGTCAGTTGCCTAGGAGTAGCTTGAATGCAAAAGATGGCCAGTCCACGAGAAATGACGGGTCTATATGTTCTCCAGTTCAATCAAGTTCACCAAAG ATTAAGATGACCCAGATGCAGCACCCTTCGTCTCAACAGCAGGAGCaattgcagcagcag ACTAACAGGAAAAGGAAGCAACACTCCTCTTCTGGACCTGCTAACAGCACCTGTACAGGAAATACAGTGGGTCCATCACCCAACTCTCCTCCATCAACTCATACCCCTGGTGATGGAATGCCAACAACCAGTAGTTTTCAGCATGCTAAAAGTGTGCCAAAAAGCTTGATGATGTATGGTCCAGAGGGGACAGGAAGTCTTGCATCATCTTCCAATATACtg GAAGACATGGATCGTTTTGGAGAAATTGCTGCTCTAGATGATAGCATTGAACAGTTTCTTGCACACGATGGAGATGGAAGGGACTTGTATGGAATAGCAAAGCAAAGTCTCAGTGAGAACCAAAAGAATTCTTCTAAAG GTTTTACTTTTGGTGAGGTTGGCTGCATACGGACAAGAAATAGCAAGGTCACTTGCTGTCATTTTTCTTCAGATGGAAAGTTGCTGGCCAGTGCTGGACATGACAAGAAG GTTGTCCTGTGGAACATGGATAACCTGCAAACAGAGAACACCACTGAAGAGCATAAATTAGTCATCACAGATGTTCGTTTTAGGCCAAATTCGTCTCAGTTGGCTACATCTTCATTTGATAAATCTGTGCGATTATGGGATGCAAACAAT CCGAGCTATTGTTTGCATGAGTATACAGGGCATAGTTCACCTATCATGTCTCTAGACTTCCACCCCAAGAAAACTGATCTTTTCTGTTTTAGTGACTATGACAACGAGATTCATTACTGGAACATCAATCCATTCACAAGTGTTCGTGTCTCTAAG GGAGGCAATGCACAAGTGAGATTTCAACCTAGAGTTGGACATCTACTAGCTGCAGCGTCAGATAAAGTGGTGACCATCTTTGATGTCGAAGCTGATAGGCAGATTCACTCATTCCAG GGGCATTCTGAAATGGTAAACTACATATGCTGGGATTCAGCTGGAGATATTTTGGCTTCGGTCAGTCAGAACTTGGTGAAGATTTGGTCGATGGCCTCAGGGGAGTGCATTCAAGAGCTCAGCTCCAATGGGAACCAGTTTCATTCTTGTGTTTTCCATCCAAGTTACTCCACTCTCTTGGTTATTGGAGGAATCTCA TCATTGGAGCTATGGAACATGGCTGATAATAAGAGCATGACAATCCCGGCGCATGAGAACATAATCGCAGCCCTGGCGCAGTCACCTGTCACTGGGATGGTTGCTTCTGCAAGCCATGACAGCACTGTCAAGTTATGGAAATAA
- the LOC118049882 gene encoding transcriptional corepressor LEUNIG_HOMOLOG isoform X1, which produces MAQQSNWEADKMLDVYIHDYLLKRKLHNSAKAFMAEGKVATDPVAIDAPGGFLFEWWSVFWDIFIARTNEKHSDAAAAYIEAQQSKTREQQQMQMQQLQLMQHRNAQMQRRDPSHPALSSSLNAMNPEGMMGQPSASVLAMKMYEERMKHPHSMDSETSPALIDANRLSLLKSPTVQQGQLAQGNSGNMSALQQIQARTPLITDIKSEINLGPTQKSLPMDPSSIYGQAFLQSKSGLGGAGLNQGVTGLPPLKGWPLTGIEHLRPSLGGQMQKPNLQTQNQFLLASQQQQVLAQAQAQSNLGNSANYGDLDPRRLSQLPRSSLNAKDGQSTRNDGSICSPVQSSSPKIKMTQMQHPSSQQQEQLQQQQQTNRKRKQHSSSGPANSTCTGNTVGPSPNSPPSTHTPGDGMPTTSSFQHAKSVPKSLMMYGPEGTGSLASSSNILEDMDRFGEIAALDDSIEQFLAHDGDGRDLYGIAKQSLSENQKNSSKGFTFGEVGCIRTRNSKVTCCHFSSDGKLLASAGHDKKVVLWNMDNLQTENTTEEHKLVITDVRFRPNSSQLATSSFDKSVRLWDANNPSYCLHEYTGHSSPIMSLDFHPKKTDLFCFSDYDNEIHYWNINPFTSVRVSKGGNAQVRFQPRVGHLLAAASDKVVTIFDVEADRQIHSFQGHSEMVNYICWDSAGDILASVSQNLVKIWSMASGECIQELSSNGNQFHSCVFHPSYSTLLVIGGISSLELWNMADNKSMTIPAHENIIAALAQSPVTGMVASASHDSTVKLWK; this is translated from the exons ATGGCGCAGCAGAGTAATTGGGAAGCAGATAAGAT GCTTGATGTATATATTCATGATTATTTGCTGAAGAGAAAATTGCATAATTCTGCGAAAGCTTTTATGGCGGAAGGGAAGGTTGCCACTGATCCAGTAG caatTGATGCACCTGGAGGATTTCTGTTTGAATGGTGGTCTGTCTTCTGGGATATTTTTATAGCAAGGACCAATGAAAAACATTCTGACGCTGCTGCGGCATATATAGAG GCACAACAAAGTAAGACAAGGGAGCAACAACAGATGCAAATGCAGCAATTGCAACTCATGCAGCATCGCAATGCTCAGATGCAGCGAAGGGATCCTAGTCATCCAGCTCTTTCTAGTTCTCTAAATGCTATGAACCCTGAAGGGATGATGGGGCAGCCATCAGCCAGTGTATTGGCTATGAAAATGTATGAAGAACGGATGAAACACCCTCACTCTATGGACTCTGAGACATCACCAGCTCTAATCGATGCCAATAGGCTGTCCCTGCTTAAATCACCAACTGTTCAACAAGG CCAGCTAGCACAGGGTAATTCTGGGAACATGTCGGCTTTGCAGCAAATCCAGGCTCGAACTCCACTGATAACT GACATCAAAAGTGAGATTAATTTGGGCCCAACTCAGAAAAGTTTGCCTATGGATCCCTCGTCAATCTATGGACAGGCATTTTTGCAATCAAAGTCTGGTCTAGGTGGAGCAG GACTAAATCAAGGTGTCACTGGTCTTCCTCCATTGAAGGGCTGGCCACTAACT GGAATCGAGCATTTACGGCCAAGTTTGGGTGGACAAATGCAGAAGCCTAATCTGCAGACTCAAAATCAGTTTCTTTTGGCTTCACAACAACAGCAGGTCTTGGCACAGGCTCAAGCACAAAGCAACCTTGGAAATTCAGCTAACTATGGAGACTTGGATCCACGAAGGCTAAGTCAGTTGCCTAGGAGTAGCTTGAATGCAAAAGATGGCCAGTCCACGAGAAATGACGGGTCTATATGTTCTCCAGTTCAATCAAGTTCACCAAAG ATTAAGATGACCCAGATGCAGCACCCTTCGTCTCAACAGCAGGAGCaattgcagcagcagcag CAGACTAACAGGAAAAGGAAGCAACACTCCTCTTCTGGACCTGCTAACAGCACCTGTACAGGAAATACAGTGGGTCCATCACCCAACTCTCCTCCATCAACTCATACCCCTGGTGATGGAATGCCAACAACCAGTAGTTTTCAGCATGCTAAAAGTGTGCCAAAAAGCTTGATGATGTATGGTCCAGAGGGGACAGGAAGTCTTGCATCATCTTCCAATATACtg GAAGACATGGATCGTTTTGGAGAAATTGCTGCTCTAGATGATAGCATTGAACAGTTTCTTGCACACGATGGAGATGGAAGGGACTTGTATGGAATAGCAAAGCAAAGTCTCAGTGAGAACCAAAAGAATTCTTCTAAAG GTTTTACTTTTGGTGAGGTTGGCTGCATACGGACAAGAAATAGCAAGGTCACTTGCTGTCATTTTTCTTCAGATGGAAAGTTGCTGGCCAGTGCTGGACATGACAAGAAG GTTGTCCTGTGGAACATGGATAACCTGCAAACAGAGAACACCACTGAAGAGCATAAATTAGTCATCACAGATGTTCGTTTTAGGCCAAATTCGTCTCAGTTGGCTACATCTTCATTTGATAAATCTGTGCGATTATGGGATGCAAACAAT CCGAGCTATTGTTTGCATGAGTATACAGGGCATAGTTCACCTATCATGTCTCTAGACTTCCACCCCAAGAAAACTGATCTTTTCTGTTTTAGTGACTATGACAACGAGATTCATTACTGGAACATCAATCCATTCACAAGTGTTCGTGTCTCTAAG GGAGGCAATGCACAAGTGAGATTTCAACCTAGAGTTGGACATCTACTAGCTGCAGCGTCAGATAAAGTGGTGACCATCTTTGATGTCGAAGCTGATAGGCAGATTCACTCATTCCAG GGGCATTCTGAAATGGTAAACTACATATGCTGGGATTCAGCTGGAGATATTTTGGCTTCGGTCAGTCAGAACTTGGTGAAGATTTGGTCGATGGCCTCAGGGGAGTGCATTCAAGAGCTCAGCTCCAATGGGAACCAGTTTCATTCTTGTGTTTTCCATCCAAGTTACTCCACTCTCTTGGTTATTGGAGGAATCTCA TCATTGGAGCTATGGAACATGGCTGATAATAAGAGCATGACAATCCCGGCGCATGAGAACATAATCGCAGCCCTGGCGCAGTCACCTGTCACTGGGATGGTTGCTTCTGCAAGCCATGACAGCACTGTCAAGTTATGGAAATAA
- the LOC118049882 gene encoding transcriptional corepressor LEUNIG_HOMOLOG isoform X5 codes for MQMQQLQLMQHRNAQMQRRDPSHPALSSSLNAMNPEGMMGQPSASVLAMKMYEERMKHPHSMDSETSPALIDANRLSLLKSPTVQQGQLAQGNSGNMSALQQIQARTPLITDIKSEINLGPTQKSLPMDPSSIYGQAFLQSKSGLGGAGLNQGVTGLPPLKGWPLTGIEHLRPSLGGQMQKPNLQTQNQFLLASQQQQVLAQAQAQSNLGNSANYGDLDPRRLSQLPRSSLNAKDGQSTRNDGSICSPVQSSSPKIKMTQMQHPSSQQQEQLQQQQQTNRKRKQHSSSGPANSTCTGNTVGPSPNSPPSTHTPGDGMPTTSSFQHAKSVPKSLMMYGPEGTGSLASSSNILEDMDRFGEIAALDDSIEQFLAHDGDGRDLYGIAKQSLSENQKNSSKGFTFGEVGCIRTRNSKVTCCHFSSDGKLLASAGHDKKVVLWNMDNLQTENTTEEHKLVITDVRFRPNSSQLATSSFDKSVRLWDANNPSYCLHEYTGHSSPIMSLDFHPKKTDLFCFSDYDNEIHYWNINPFTSVRVSKGGNAQVRFQPRVGHLLAAASDKVVTIFDVEADRQIHSFQGHSEMVNYICWDSAGDILASVSQNLVKIWSMASGECIQELSSNGNQFHSCVFHPSYSTLLVIGGISSLELWNMADNKSMTIPAHENIIAALAQSPVTGMVASASHDSTVKLWK; via the exons ATGCAAATGCAGCAATTGCAACTCATGCAGCATCGCAATGCTCAGATGCAGCGAAGGGATCCTAGTCATCCAGCTCTTTCTAGTTCTCTAAATGCTATGAACCCTGAAGGGATGATGGGGCAGCCATCAGCCAGTGTATTGGCTATGAAAATGTATGAAGAACGGATGAAACACCCTCACTCTATGGACTCTGAGACATCACCAGCTCTAATCGATGCCAATAGGCTGTCCCTGCTTAAATCACCAACTGTTCAACAAGG CCAGCTAGCACAGGGTAATTCTGGGAACATGTCGGCTTTGCAGCAAATCCAGGCTCGAACTCCACTGATAACT GACATCAAAAGTGAGATTAATTTGGGCCCAACTCAGAAAAGTTTGCCTATGGATCCCTCGTCAATCTATGGACAGGCATTTTTGCAATCAAAGTCTGGTCTAGGTGGAGCAG GACTAAATCAAGGTGTCACTGGTCTTCCTCCATTGAAGGGCTGGCCACTAACT GGAATCGAGCATTTACGGCCAAGTTTGGGTGGACAAATGCAGAAGCCTAATCTGCAGACTCAAAATCAGTTTCTTTTGGCTTCACAACAACAGCAGGTCTTGGCACAGGCTCAAGCACAAAGCAACCTTGGAAATTCAGCTAACTATGGAGACTTGGATCCACGAAGGCTAAGTCAGTTGCCTAGGAGTAGCTTGAATGCAAAAGATGGCCAGTCCACGAGAAATGACGGGTCTATATGTTCTCCAGTTCAATCAAGTTCACCAAAG ATTAAGATGACCCAGATGCAGCACCCTTCGTCTCAACAGCAGGAGCaattgcagcagcagcag CAGACTAACAGGAAAAGGAAGCAACACTCCTCTTCTGGACCTGCTAACAGCACCTGTACAGGAAATACAGTGGGTCCATCACCCAACTCTCCTCCATCAACTCATACCCCTGGTGATGGAATGCCAACAACCAGTAGTTTTCAGCATGCTAAAAGTGTGCCAAAAAGCTTGATGATGTATGGTCCAGAGGGGACAGGAAGTCTTGCATCATCTTCCAATATACtg GAAGACATGGATCGTTTTGGAGAAATTGCTGCTCTAGATGATAGCATTGAACAGTTTCTTGCACACGATGGAGATGGAAGGGACTTGTATGGAATAGCAAAGCAAAGTCTCAGTGAGAACCAAAAGAATTCTTCTAAAG GTTTTACTTTTGGTGAGGTTGGCTGCATACGGACAAGAAATAGCAAGGTCACTTGCTGTCATTTTTCTTCAGATGGAAAGTTGCTGGCCAGTGCTGGACATGACAAGAAG GTTGTCCTGTGGAACATGGATAACCTGCAAACAGAGAACACCACTGAAGAGCATAAATTAGTCATCACAGATGTTCGTTTTAGGCCAAATTCGTCTCAGTTGGCTACATCTTCATTTGATAAATCTGTGCGATTATGGGATGCAAACAAT CCGAGCTATTGTTTGCATGAGTATACAGGGCATAGTTCACCTATCATGTCTCTAGACTTCCACCCCAAGAAAACTGATCTTTTCTGTTTTAGTGACTATGACAACGAGATTCATTACTGGAACATCAATCCATTCACAAGTGTTCGTGTCTCTAAG GGAGGCAATGCACAAGTGAGATTTCAACCTAGAGTTGGACATCTACTAGCTGCAGCGTCAGATAAAGTGGTGACCATCTTTGATGTCGAAGCTGATAGGCAGATTCACTCATTCCAG GGGCATTCTGAAATGGTAAACTACATATGCTGGGATTCAGCTGGAGATATTTTGGCTTCGGTCAGTCAGAACTTGGTGAAGATTTGGTCGATGGCCTCAGGGGAGTGCATTCAAGAGCTCAGCTCCAATGGGAACCAGTTTCATTCTTGTGTTTTCCATCCAAGTTACTCCACTCTCTTGGTTATTGGAGGAATCTCA TCATTGGAGCTATGGAACATGGCTGATAATAAGAGCATGACAATCCCGGCGCATGAGAACATAATCGCAGCCCTGGCGCAGTCACCTGTCACTGGGATGGTTGCTTCTGCAAGCCATGACAGCACTGTCAAGTTATGGAAATAA
- the LOC118049882 gene encoding transcriptional corepressor LEUNIG_HOMOLOG isoform X2: MAQQSNWEADKMLDVYIHDYLLKRKLHNSAKAFMAEGKVATDPVAIDAPGGFLFEWWSVFWDIFIARTNEKHSDAAAAYIEAQQSKTREQQQMQMQQLQLMQHRNAQMQRRDPSHPALSSSLNAMNPEGMMGQPSASVLAMKMYEERMKHPHSMDSETSPALIDANRLSLLKSPTVQQGQLAQGNSGNMSALQQIQARTPLITDIKSEINLGPTQKSLPMDPSSIYGQAFLQSKSGLGGAGLNQGVTGLPPLKGWPLTGIEHLRPSLGGQMQKPNLQTQNQFLLASQQQQVLAQAQAQSNLGNSANYGDLDPRRLSQLPRSSLNAKDGQSTRNDGSICSPVQSSSPKIKMTQMQHPSSQQQEQLQQQQTNRKRKQHSSSGPANSTCTGNTVGPSPNSPPSTHTPGDGMPTTSSFQHAKSVPKSLMMYGPEGTGSLASSSNILEDMDRFGEIAALDDSIEQFLAHDGDGRDLYGIAKQSLSENQKNSSKGFTFGEVGCIRTRNSKVTCCHFSSDGKLLASAGHDKKVVLWNMDNLQTENTTEEHKLVITDVRFRPNSSQLATSSFDKSVRLWDANNPSYCLHEYTGHSSPIMSLDFHPKKTDLFCFSDYDNEIHYWNINPFTSVRVSKGGNAQVRFQPRVGHLLAAASDKVVTIFDVEADRQIHSFQGHSEMVNYICWDSAGDILASVSQNLVKIWSMASGECIQELSSNGNQFHSCVFHPSYSTLLVIGGISSLELWNMADNKSMTIPAHENIIAALAQSPVTGMVASASHDSTVKLWK; the protein is encoded by the exons ATGGCGCAGCAGAGTAATTGGGAAGCAGATAAGAT GCTTGATGTATATATTCATGATTATTTGCTGAAGAGAAAATTGCATAATTCTGCGAAAGCTTTTATGGCGGAAGGGAAGGTTGCCACTGATCCAGTAG caatTGATGCACCTGGAGGATTTCTGTTTGAATGGTGGTCTGTCTTCTGGGATATTTTTATAGCAAGGACCAATGAAAAACATTCTGACGCTGCTGCGGCATATATAGAG GCACAACAAAGTAAGACAAGGGAGCAACAACAGATGCAAATGCAGCAATTGCAACTCATGCAGCATCGCAATGCTCAGATGCAGCGAAGGGATCCTAGTCATCCAGCTCTTTCTAGTTCTCTAAATGCTATGAACCCTGAAGGGATGATGGGGCAGCCATCAGCCAGTGTATTGGCTATGAAAATGTATGAAGAACGGATGAAACACCCTCACTCTATGGACTCTGAGACATCACCAGCTCTAATCGATGCCAATAGGCTGTCCCTGCTTAAATCACCAACTGTTCAACAAGG CCAGCTAGCACAGGGTAATTCTGGGAACATGTCGGCTTTGCAGCAAATCCAGGCTCGAACTCCACTGATAACT GACATCAAAAGTGAGATTAATTTGGGCCCAACTCAGAAAAGTTTGCCTATGGATCCCTCGTCAATCTATGGACAGGCATTTTTGCAATCAAAGTCTGGTCTAGGTGGAGCAG GACTAAATCAAGGTGTCACTGGTCTTCCTCCATTGAAGGGCTGGCCACTAACT GGAATCGAGCATTTACGGCCAAGTTTGGGTGGACAAATGCAGAAGCCTAATCTGCAGACTCAAAATCAGTTTCTTTTGGCTTCACAACAACAGCAGGTCTTGGCACAGGCTCAAGCACAAAGCAACCTTGGAAATTCAGCTAACTATGGAGACTTGGATCCACGAAGGCTAAGTCAGTTGCCTAGGAGTAGCTTGAATGCAAAAGATGGCCAGTCCACGAGAAATGACGGGTCTATATGTTCTCCAGTTCAATCAAGTTCACCAAAG ATTAAGATGACCCAGATGCAGCACCCTTCGTCTCAACAGCAGGAGCaattgcagcagcagcag ACTAACAGGAAAAGGAAGCAACACTCCTCTTCTGGACCTGCTAACAGCACCTGTACAGGAAATACAGTGGGTCCATCACCCAACTCTCCTCCATCAACTCATACCCCTGGTGATGGAATGCCAACAACCAGTAGTTTTCAGCATGCTAAAAGTGTGCCAAAAAGCTTGATGATGTATGGTCCAGAGGGGACAGGAAGTCTTGCATCATCTTCCAATATACtg GAAGACATGGATCGTTTTGGAGAAATTGCTGCTCTAGATGATAGCATTGAACAGTTTCTTGCACACGATGGAGATGGAAGGGACTTGTATGGAATAGCAAAGCAAAGTCTCAGTGAGAACCAAAAGAATTCTTCTAAAG GTTTTACTTTTGGTGAGGTTGGCTGCATACGGACAAGAAATAGCAAGGTCACTTGCTGTCATTTTTCTTCAGATGGAAAGTTGCTGGCCAGTGCTGGACATGACAAGAAG GTTGTCCTGTGGAACATGGATAACCTGCAAACAGAGAACACCACTGAAGAGCATAAATTAGTCATCACAGATGTTCGTTTTAGGCCAAATTCGTCTCAGTTGGCTACATCTTCATTTGATAAATCTGTGCGATTATGGGATGCAAACAAT CCGAGCTATTGTTTGCATGAGTATACAGGGCATAGTTCACCTATCATGTCTCTAGACTTCCACCCCAAGAAAACTGATCTTTTCTGTTTTAGTGACTATGACAACGAGATTCATTACTGGAACATCAATCCATTCACAAGTGTTCGTGTCTCTAAG GGAGGCAATGCACAAGTGAGATTTCAACCTAGAGTTGGACATCTACTAGCTGCAGCGTCAGATAAAGTGGTGACCATCTTTGATGTCGAAGCTGATAGGCAGATTCACTCATTCCAG GGGCATTCTGAAATGGTAAACTACATATGCTGGGATTCAGCTGGAGATATTTTGGCTTCGGTCAGTCAGAACTTGGTGAAGATTTGGTCGATGGCCTCAGGGGAGTGCATTCAAGAGCTCAGCTCCAATGGGAACCAGTTTCATTCTTGTGTTTTCCATCCAAGTTACTCCACTCTCTTGGTTATTGGAGGAATCTCA TCATTGGAGCTATGGAACATGGCTGATAATAAGAGCATGACAATCCCGGCGCATGAGAACATAATCGCAGCCCTGGCGCAGTCACCTGTCACTGGGATGGTTGCTTCTGCAAGCCATGACAGCACTGTCAAGTTATGGAAATAA